The sequence below is a genomic window from Lolium perenne isolate Kyuss_39 chromosome 4, Kyuss_2.0, whole genome shotgun sequence.
TGAAGTTACAAAAGGCAAAAAATACATGTACAGACTTAACACGAAAGGCCCAGTCGAAGCTCAAAAGGAAGGCCAAATCCCTTGCAAAGTTGCAATTCGAGAGCACTGAGCACTGAACAACATACAGTATCTCCCTCAccaccgccgctgccgccgcggcgccgccgccgccgtcgcgccgTCGCGCAGCCATGCTCCGCCTCAGAAACTCCATTCTCTCCCATATCCTATCGACTTCCGCCGCCTCCCCCGTCTGGCCTCTCCACCGACACCTCTCCGCGGCTGCGGCCGCCGTTTCCCCAAGGCCTAGCTTCGCCGTCGAGAAGTACCTCATCGACACCTGCGGTCTCACCCGAGCGCAAGCCCTCAAGGCCGCCACGCAGATCTCCCACGTAAAGTGCCCATCCAAGCCGGATGCTGTGCTCGCCTTCCTTGCCGGCCTCGGCCTCTCCAGCGCCGATGTCGCTGCCGTCGTTGCCAGGGACCCCAAGTTCCTCTGCGCTAGCGTGGAGAGAACCCTCGACCCCATCGTCCTCGGGCTCAACGGCTTGGGTATATCGCGTTCTAAGGTTGCCCGCCTTGTCTCGCTCGCCCCCAAAAGactccgctgtagatgcatcgtcTCCAAGCTGCAGTACTACCTGCCTCTTTTCGGCTCCACCGAGAGGCTCCTCCGGGCTCTCAATCACACCTCCAATCTCCTCTCAAGCAGCCTCGAGAAGGTGGTCAAGCCCAATGTTGCGTTCCTGCAGGAGTGTGGGCTAGGTGCTTGCTCGCGCGGCTGTGCGCGGTGGATACTTGCCCTCAAACCAGAGGACGTCCGGGCGATGGCGACGCGTGCTGAAGCTGTAGGTGTGCCCCGTGGCTCTGCAGCGTTCAGGCAAGCGATGCAGGCTGTCGCATTCCTCAGCGAGAAGGAGATTGCAATCAAAGTGGAGCAGTTGAAGAACATGCTCAAGTGGTCGGATGCTGAGGTGGGCATTGCTGTTCGTAAGGCTCCAATGATGCTGGCGAGGTCTATTGACACTCAGCAGAGAAAATCAGAGTTCTTTATCTCTGAGGTGGGATTGGAACCAGCGTACATTTCTCGTCGGCCGGCATTGCTCTCTTATAGTCTGGAGGGCCGGATCAAACCCCGGTACTATGTCCTAAAGTTTCTTAAGGCCAagggtgttttggcacatgggagcatatgctccctttattttgaaatgcatgttacatacattttgaaatttcaaaaaattgaaacgaaaaattcgaatgtacatcttcatgtgctacacgctaacaaagtcgtttcataaaaatccgacttgtcgtgtgacgtgtgtaaaaaacacaaaattcaatgctgaaaataaggcttttcaggagataaattttcttttttttacacagaccacaaaatatattggttcctcgcgaaacttgacgaacatacatatattgtggagatgtacatgtagaatttttctcAAATTTTTTCAACatttcgaaatatgattttttgatagagggagcatatgcacccgggagccgaattgaatttccgcccAAGGTAAAGGGGTTGCTAAGTAAAGACCGAGACTACTATAGTACAGTCTGTATTAGCGAGAAGTTCTTCATGGCGAGGTTTATATGCCCTCACAAGCAAGCTGCACCACACCTTGCTGAAGACTATGCAGCAGCCTGCAGAGGGGAAATGCCTACCAGATTCAGATTTACATGAGCCAAGAACGGGTATGAATACTGGTAACTGCATATGGCACAGCAGATTTTCACTCCGTGTACCAGGCTGACAATTCCTGATTTGGTGTTCTTCGCGTAACTAAGTAGTGGATGTCTGGCTTAGTATGTACACTTTTTACATGTTGATTGGGGGTTGGTAATCCAGGATGAAATTGATGTTCATTACTTCATTCAGTTGAGAAGAAACCATCACACTGCTATCTTATCTATCCTCATGTCTTATTGACACATATAGGAACATCGAGAATATCAGGGCATTCTGTAAATGGTTTCAACTATCAGTGATTAGTATATCTGCACACTGCACACTGCATCTTCATGTTATTTAATAGCCATTGCAGTTGTCAATGCAAACCTTAGTGTATCTTTCCATGAAAGAAGGTTCTCTCATTTTGGCAGATGATACCAAGTTTCCAAATTTTGTCTGGACAGAAATATTTATTTGTTTTTCGTGGGGATCAAGTTTGTATTAGTTGATGATCACAATGTGTTGTTCACTAGCGAGGGTGAAGTTTTGATCTTGTATGTTGGTTGCTTGCTCTACTCTTCATGCAATAACTTTGTTTACAAGATATTGTAAAGTGGGTCATTGTTTACtagtaaaactaaaataaaaaggcactccttcatggtatgagattgttggcaggcacccgaggattcggttagccatggtttgtgaaagaaaggttggaaggagtgccatccaaaaataaaataaaatgggagccgcactttgaaggtttgtctggcaagggggttagaatacccgctaccattcgttgacaacaacatacacctctcaaaactttatttttatgctctctttatgttttcaaaataaaagctctagcacaaatatagcaatcgatgctttcctctttgaaggaccattcttttacttttattgttgagtcagttcacctatctctctacctcaagaagcaaacatttgtgtgaactgtgcattgattcttacatacttgcttattgcatttgttatattgctttgcattgacaatatccatgagatatacatgttacaagttgaaagcaaccgctgaaacttaatcttcctatgtgttgcttcaatgcctttactttgaattgttgctttatgagttaactcttatgcaagacttattgatgcttgtcttaagtgctattcatgaaaagtctttgctatatgattcacttgtttactcatgtcatatacattgttttgatcgctgcattcactacatatgctttacaaatagtatgatcaaggttatgatggcatgtcattccagaaattatctttgttatcgttttacctgctcgggacgagcagaactaagcttggggatgctgatacgtctccaacgtatcgataatttcttatgttccatgccacattattgatgttatctacatgttttatgcacactttatgtcatattcgtgcattttctggaactaacctattaacaagatgccgaagtgccagttcctgttttctgctgtttttggtttcagaaatcctagtaacgaaatattctcggaatcagacgaaatcaacgcccaggttcctatttttcccggaaccatccagaacacccgagagccgccagagggaagccctgggggcccca
It includes:
- the LOC127329996 gene encoding uncharacterized protein → MLRLRNSILSHILSTSAASPVWPLHRHLSAAAAAVSPRPSFAVEKYLIDTCGLTRAQALKAATQISHVKCPSKPDAVLAFLAGLGLSSADVAAVVARDPKFLCASVERTLDPIVLGLNGLGISRSKVARLVSLAPKRLRCRCIVSKLQYYLPLFGSTERLLRALNHTSNLLSSSLEKVVKPNVAFLQECGLGACSRGCARWILALKPEDVRAMATRAEAVGVPRGSAAFRQAMQAVAFLSEKEIAIKVEQLKNMLKWSDAEVGIAVRKAPMMLARSIDTQQRKSEFFISEVGLEPAYISRRPALLSYSLEGRIKPRYYVLKFLKVKGLLSKDRDYYSTVCISEKFFMARFICPHKQAAPHLAEDYAAACRGEMPTRFRFT